From Nymphalis io chromosome 10, ilAglIoxx1.1, whole genome shotgun sequence, a single genomic window includes:
- the LOC126771328 gene encoding phospholipase A1-like isoform X1 — MYKAQSCIWIVAIIIGFFLDNTQTAWLRCYKSSLDNYTVMSLNHPTPMMNDPCFDPNLPTVIYTFGYRGKTYGPATTAVLSRYLETKKRNVLLLDWQEEAQSGVLGIPLGYALYAVPNAKRIGHELGDALVTLSQVGLNMTEVHLVGHSLGAHIMAFAGRWTRKRGQVISRITGLDPARALFEGTFAIQTGLDRTCAKFVDIIHTNPGSYGTSKSTGTVDLWPNYSPDDGMQPGCPSGTFDMFTPEDLCSHDRAWRYLVESISYGTAFPAAAAENYNAWLAMETAPAITNYMGDLTNTKARGNYFLTTNQQTPFSKGSSGMMPDQSRRRRNSANSALSVIFKLLR; from the exons TTCTCTAGACAACTACACTGTGATGTCACTGAATCATCCAACACCGATGATGAACGATCCATGCTTTGACCCAAACCTCCCAACTGTCATCTATACATTTGGGTATAGAGGGAAAACATATGGCCCAGCCACAACTGCAGTACTCAGTAGATACTTGGAAACCAAGAAACGAAATGTTTTACTACTCGATTGGCAGGAAGAAGCTCAGAGCGGAGTTTTGGGTATACCCCTTGGATATGCGTTGTACGCTGTACCGAACGCGAAACGA ATCGGCCACGAACTCGGCGACGCGCTGGTAACCCTATCGCAAGTCGGTCTGAACATGACTGAAGTTCATCTCGTGGGACATTCCTTGGGGGCTCATATCATGGCATTTGCTGGCAGATGGACTAGAAAAAGGGGACAAGTCATATCCAG gaTCACAGGTCTAGATCCAGCGCGTGCTCTATTTGAAGGTACATTCGCGATACAGACCGGCTTGGACCGCACCTGTGCTAAGTTTGTTGATATTATCCATACGAACCCTGGATCGTACGGGACCAGTAAGTCAACTGGCACTGTCGACCTGTGGCCGAACTATTCACCCGATGACGGCATGCAGCCCGGATGTCCCAGCGGGACATTTGATATGTTCACTCCGGAAG ATCTGTGTAGCCACGATCGCGCGTGGCGATACCTCGTCGAATCCATTAGTTATGGGACAGCGTTCCCAGCAGCGGCAGCTGAGAACTACAACGCATGGCTCGCTATGGAAACCGCACCAGCTATCACAAATTATATGGGAGATTTAACTAATACAAa AGCCCGTGGAAACTATTTTCTCACGACGAATCAACAAACACCGTTTAGCAAAGGATCGTCCGGGATGATGCCGGACCAATCGAGAAGACGACGCAACTCAGCAAATTCAGCGCTCTCCGTTATTTTCAAACTCTTGAGATAA